A region of the Vanrija pseudolonga chromosome 2, complete sequence genome:
aacTGGCGCCATGTcttcaaggtgggtgggagaAGGGGGGTTCGGGCATCACCTGGGGCGCCAAGAAGAACACCTCGACGAAGGAGCGGCGGGCAATGCTAATGACATCACTAGGCGCTCACCGTCCTCGACTACTGCCTTCATGCCGGATCTGAGAACGTCGTCATCTACTTCAAGGACAACTTGTACATCATCAAGACGCTCAAGGAGTTTGTCTATGTCGACGACCAGGGCAAGGACGTCGGCCACAATGTCCGCCAGAAGGCAAAGGACATTACGAACCTGTtgcaggacgaggagagaCTTCGGTCGGAGAGGAGGTCTCGTGGTGCTATGCGTGACCGCATGCTCGGCAACCTGGCGGAGAGCGGCTTGCGTGGAGAGGACGACTATGGtggaccgcgccgccgtcactcGAACGATGGACCTACACCGGCCAGCCGCCCCCAGCCGACGAGAAGCCGTACCACCGgtggagacgacgacgagctgcagcgtGCTCTCCAGGCGAGTATCGACAGCAACAACGACGAGCAGAGACGCCGAAACCAGGACAGacaggaggaggacgacctcCAGAAGGCCCTCAGAAtgtccgaggaggaggaggcgcggaaaaagcgcgaggcggaggagtCGACCAAGAATGCGCTCTTCGACGACAGCTTGAACCTCGACTCCAACAACCTCTACCAGCAGCAGAACCAGCAGCCCGTCGACTTGTTCGCCCAGCAGCCTACTGGCTTCCAGCTCGTGGACGTCAACAACCCGtggggccagcagcagcttcAGCCCCAGTACACGTCGTACAACGTGAGTAACGAGCATCGTACGAACCGGAACGGAGCCTGACACTGACGCGCACAGCCATTCCACGCTCAGAtgctcgcccagcagcagcaacagcagcaggaagaggagctccgccagcagcagttgctccagcagcagcaacagcaagaGTACttgcgccagcagcagctcctccagcaacagcagcaggccaGCTTGCTTCCCCAGCCTACTGGCTACGGCTCAAACAACCCGTTCGCGCCCAAGCAGCCCCAGTCGTCGCTTCTTGACCCTCAGCCAGGAAGCAGCTTCAACAACTCATTCCTTCCCGTGCCCCAGGCTACGACGTCGCAGACGCCTTCTCCGTCGttcacgcagcagcagccgctcacaccgtcgtcgcctcccAAGACGACTGTCAAGCCTGCATGGCAGGCGCCTGTCagagccgacgacggcaaccACGCGGACCTTGCCAACCTCATTGGCCGTGGTCGCGAGGACGGCCTCGACACGTTCGGCAACGTTGGAAACCTGCGTGTGCCCACAGGCAGCGTGTTCCACCAGTCGAACCGCGTTGCGGTCCAGCAGACTGGCATTCAGTCGCAGGCTACGGGCTTCGGTGCCAACAACCCATTCGGCCGccccccgcagcagca
Encoded here:
- the ent1 gene encoding Epsin-1 — protein: MNEIAQLTYNQSDFVEIMEMLDKRLNDKGKNWRHVFKALTVLDYCLHAGSENVVIYFKDNLYIIKTLKEFVYVDDQGKDVGHNVRQKAKDITNLLQDEERLRSERRSRGAMRDRMLGNLAESGLRGEDDYGGPRRRHSNDGPTPASRPQPTRSRTTGGDDDELQRALQASIDSNNDEQRRRNQDRQEEDDLQKALRMSEEEEARKKREAEESTKNALFDDSLNLDSNNLYQQQNQQPVDLFAQQPTGFQLVDVNNPWGQQQLQPQYTSYNPFHAQMLAQQQQQQQEEELRQQQLLQQQQQQEYLRQQQLLQQQQQASLLPQPTGYGSNNPFAPKQPQSSLLDPQPGSSFNNSFLPVPQATTSQTPSPSFTQQQPLTPSSPPKTTVKPAWQAPVRADDGNHADLANLIGRGREDGLDTFGNVGNLRVPTGSVFHQSNRVAVQQTGIQSQATGFGANNPFGRPPQQQQQNSDQPFFSI